Proteins from one Podospora pseudoanserina strain CBS 124.78 chromosome 1, whole genome shotgun sequence genomic window:
- a CDS encoding hypothetical protein (EggNog:ENOG503P7JA), with protein sequence MMFAIIAVLLLLLSFSTADNPITIKSFSLFLQQRQCVQLCLWQPVTSSRDVAVGIGCAEPWVNECFCQRELAGKASTFISNCVASRCGSPQEIAPSSGPVASGLSVYNSYCQENGLPIPTVASIWSFDAYSALPQCGRLCFWRANRDTYDLMPQMGCGEPWDNGCLCDRENNEERITRGKAFMTECIASRCGTSQDGILTEALRAWGDYCGSAGLSLVAITEGATVDSSVTTISIAVGPSQTDIQTGEPETGQISTGAIVGIVVGGVATVAAVVIAAALIMYRKRQNKANTDRYGAVENLSPPQNDNNQVGGARIMHEKPAEPEVAEVAGARHELWNRDVHRRTLELPA encoded by the exons ATGATGTTTGCTATTATTGCCGTATTATTATTGctcctttctttctccaccgccgacaaccccatcaccatcaaatCCTTCTCACTTTTTCTTCAGCAACGCCAATGCGTCCAACTTTGTCTTTGGCAACCAGTTACGAGCTCGAGAGATGTGGCAGTCGGTATCGGGTGCGCCGAACCATGGGTTAACGAATGCTTCTGCCAGAGGGAGCTGGCCGGCAAGGCCTCCACGTTCATCTCCAACTGCGTAGCCAGTCGATGCGGGAGTCCACAGGAGATTGCTCCCTCGAGCGGGCCTGTTGCTAGTGGTTTGAGTGTTTACAACTCCTACTGCCAGGAAAACGGGCTGCCTATACCAACCGTCGCGTCGATCTGGAGCTTTGATGCGTACAGTGCCCTGCCGCAGTGCGGCCGCCTGTGCTTCTGGCGTGCAAATAGGGACACTTATGATTTAATGCCACAAATGGGGTGTGGGGAACCTTGGGACAATGGGTGTTTGTGTGATAGGGAGAACAACGAAGAGAGAATAACAAGGGGGAAAGCTTTCATGACCGAGTGTATAGCTAGCCGGTGCGGGACAAGCCAAGATGGAATCTTGACTGAGGCATTGAGGGCATGGGGGGATTATTGTGGGAGTGCTGGGTTGTCGTTGGTGGCCATCACTGAGGGAGCCACCGTTGATTCATCAGTGACAACCATAAGCATCGCTGTAGGACCCTCCCAGACAGACATCCAAACCGGAGAACCTGAAACAG GCCAAATCTCTACTGGAGCGATTGTTGGAATAGTTGTGGGGGGTGTTGCAACTGTCGCTGCTGTTGTGATCGCTGCGGCGCTGATCATGTACAGAAAACGGCAGAACAAGGCAAACACAGACAGATACGGCGCAGTAGAAAACCTGTCACCTCCGCAGAATGACAACAATCAAGTTGGGGGGGCGAGAATAATGCACGAAAAACCGGCCGAGCCAGAGGTTGCAGAGGTCGCGGGCGCAAGACATGAACTATGGAATCGAGATGTGCACCGGCGCACCTTGGAGCTACCGGCATAA